The following are encoded together in the Drosophila sechellia strain sech25 chromosome 3R, ASM438219v1, whole genome shotgun sequence genome:
- the LOC6612658 gene encoding V-type proton ATPase 116 kDa subunit a isoform X9: MSFVAGVILRERLPAFERMLWRACRGNVFLRQAMIETPLEDPTNGDQVHKSVFIIFFQGDQLKTRVKKICEGFRATLYPCPEAPADRREMAMGVMTRIEDLNTVLGQTQDHRHRVLVAAAKNLKNWFVKVRKIKAIYHTLNLFNLDVTQKCLIAECWVPLLDIETIQLALRRGTERSGSSVPPILNRMQTFKNPPTYNRTNKFTKAFQALIDAYGVASYREMNPAPYTIITFPFLFAVMFGDLGHGAIMALFGLWMIRKEKGLAAQKTDNEIWNIFFGGRYIIFLMGVFSMYTGLIYNDIFSKSLNIFGSHWHLSYNKSTVMENKFLQLSPKGDYEGAPYPFGMDPIWQVAGANKIIFHNAYKMKISIIFGVIHMIFGVVMSWHNHTYFRNRISLLYEFIPQLVFLLLLFFYMVLLMFIKWIKFAATNNKPYSEACAPSILITFIDMVLFNTPKPPPENCETYMFMGQHFIQVLFVLVAVGCIPVMLLAKPLLIMQARKQANEEVQPIAGATSDAEAGGVSNGGSHGGGGGHEEEEELSEIFIHQSIHTIEYVLGSVSHTASYLRLWALSLAHAQLAEVLWTMVLSIGLKQEGPVGGIVLTCVFAFWAILTVGILVLMEGLSAFLHTLRLHWVEFQSKFYKGQGYAFQPFSFDAIIENGAAAAEE, encoded by the exons ATGAG CTTCGTGGCTGGCGTCATCCTGAGGGAGCGGCTGCCGGCCTTCGAGCGGATGCTGTGGCGCGCCTGCAGGGGCAACGTCTTCCTGCGCCAGGCGATGATCGAGACGCCGCTGGAGGATCCCACCAAT GGCGACCAGGTGCACAAGTCCGTGTTCATCATCTTCTTCCAGGGTGACCAGCTGAAGACGCGCGTCAAGAAAATCTGCGAGGGCTTCCGGGCCACGCTCTATCCTTGCCCTGAAGCTCCAGCCGATCGGCGAGAGATGGCCATGGGTGTGATGACCCGCATCGAAGATCTGAACACCGTGCTCGGCCAGACGCAGGACCATCGCCACCGTGTGCTGGTCGCTGCGGCCAAGAACCTTAAAAACTGGTTCGTCAAGGTGCGCAAGATCAAGGCCATCTACCATACGCTGAATCTCTTCAATCTGGACGTGACCCAGAAGTGTCTGATCGCCGAGTGCTGGGTGCCGCTGCTGGACATTGAAACCATCCAGCTGGCCTTGCGCCGCGGAACCGAAAGATCGGGATCGTCGGTGCCGCCAATTCTCAACCGGATGCAGACGTTCAAGAATCCGCCGACCTACAATCGAACGAACAAGTTTACCAAGGCCTTCCAGGCATTGATCGATGCCTATGGCGTGGCCAGCTATCGGGAAATGAATCCGGCACCCTACACGATCATCACCTTTCCCTTCCTGTTCGCCGTGATGTTTGGAGATTTGGGCCACGGAGCTATCATGGCGCTCTTTGGTCTCTGGATGATTCGAAAGGAGAAGGGACTGGCGGCTCAGAAGACGGACAACGAGATTTGGAACATTTTCTTTGGCGGACGGTACATCATCTTCCTCATGGGCGTCTTCTCCATGTACACGGGTCTTATATACAACGATATATTCTCAAAGTCGCTGAATATCTTTGGATCGCATTGGCATTTGTCCTACAACAAGTCCACCGTGATGGAAAACAAGTTCCTGCAGTTGAGCCCGAAAGGCGACTACGAGGGCGCTCCGTATCCGTTCGGCATGGACCCCATTTGGCAGGTGGCGGGAGCCAATAAGATCATCTTCCACAACGCTTACAAAATGAAGATTTCGATAATTTTCGGTGTTATCCACATGATCTTCGGTGTGGTGATGAGCTGGCACAACCATACGTATTTCCGGAACAGGATCTCCCTGCTATACGAGTTCATTCCCCAGCTGGTctttctgttgctgctgttcttCTACATGGTTTTGTTGATGTTCATCAAGTGGATCAAATTTGCCGCCACCAATAATA AGCCCTACTCCGAAGCCTGCGCGCCTTCAATCCTGATCACCTTTATCGACATGGTGCTTTTTAACACGCCCAAGCCACCTCCGGAGAATTGTGAAACCTATATGTTCATGGGCCAGCACTTTATCCAGGTGTTATTTGTCCTGGTTGCCGTCGGCTGCATTCCCGTAATGTTGCTAGCCAAGCCGCTGCTCATCATGCAGGCCCGCAAGCAGGCGAAC GAAGAG GTACAGCCCATTGCTGGAGCCACTTCAGATGCAGAAGCCGGCGGCGTGTCCAATGGCGGCTCACacggtggtggcggtggccatgaggaggaagaggagctCTCTGAGATCTTTATTCACCAGAGCATCCACACCATCGAGTACGTCCTAGGTTCGGTATCCCACACCGCTTCCTATCTCCGATTGTGGGCGCTTTCCTTGGCCCATGCCC AGTTGGCTGAGGTGCTGTGGACCATGGTCCTCTCGATTGGCTTGAAGCAGGAAGGGCCGGTGGGTGGCATCGTATTGACCTGCGTGTTTGCCTTCTGGGCCATTCTCACCGTTGGCATTCTGGTACTCATGGAGGGCTTGTCTGCCTTCCTGCACACGCTGCGTCTCCATTG ggtcgagttccagagcaagtTCTACAAGGGCCAGGGTTACGCCTTCCAACCCTTCTCGTTTGATGCCATAATAGAAAACGGAGCTGCAGCCGCCGAGGAGTAA